Proteins from one Cystobacter fuscus DSM 2262 genomic window:
- a CDS encoding dienelactone hydrolase family protein: protein MKRVLGVLAGLLAMTAAARPVQKPVVYELEGTKFEGVLVYDDSVKTPRPGLVLVPNWLGVNEPNVKQAFLVAGKKYIVFVTDLYGQAVRPKNPDEAGKVSGVLKHDRNLMRARVNKALDVLRAEGKAVGLDAKKLGAVGFCVGGTAVLEMARSGVPVAGVVSFHGGLDAPLPAAEGAVTAKVLVLHGAEDPQVPPSEVKGFEEEMRKAKADWELVSYGGAVHSFTIVEANTPGKVQYDAKVARRAYLAMNDFLTEVFAK from the coding sequence ATGAAGCGAGTCCTGGGAGTGTTGGCGGGCCTTCTGGCGATGACGGCGGCGGCCAGGCCCGTGCAGAAGCCGGTGGTGTATGAGCTGGAGGGAACGAAGTTCGAGGGCGTGCTCGTCTACGACGACTCCGTGAAGACTCCCCGTCCGGGGCTGGTGCTGGTTCCCAACTGGCTGGGCGTCAACGAGCCCAACGTGAAGCAGGCGTTCTTGGTGGCCGGCAAGAAGTACATCGTCTTCGTCACCGACCTGTACGGACAGGCCGTACGTCCCAAGAACCCCGACGAGGCGGGCAAGGTCTCCGGTGTGTTGAAGCACGATCGCAACCTCATGCGCGCGCGTGTGAACAAAGCCCTGGACGTGCTGCGCGCCGAGGGCAAGGCGGTGGGGCTCGACGCGAAGAAGCTGGGCGCCGTCGGCTTCTGTGTGGGCGGTACCGCGGTGCTGGAGATGGCGCGCAGCGGCGTCCCTGTCGCCGGCGTGGTGTCCTTCCATGGCGGCCTGGACGCGCCCCTTCCCGCCGCCGAGGGCGCCGTCACCGCCAAGGTGCTCGTGCTGCATGGGGCCGAGGATCCCCAGGTCCCCCCCTCCGAGGTGAAGGGCTTCGAGGAGGAGATGCGCAAGGCCAAGGCCGACTGGGAGCTGGTGTCCTACGGCGGCGCGGTGCACAGCTTCACCATTGTCGAGGCCAACACCCCGGGAAAGGTCCAGTACGACGCCAAGGTGGCCAGGCGCGCCTACCTCGCGATGAACGACTTCCTCACCGAGGTCTTCGCGAAGTAG
- a CDS encoding M1 family metallopeptidase, which yields MRRLPLLLLALGLLHCTHAPPAAPTGSAPAAAAPATVAYPEPAPPALRLPDTVRPVRYALELTLLPQEATYPGTVSIDVEVRAPVRQVWLHAQDVQVSSARVEREGHGFEARITTADTGRLGLLLPEELPAGRARLVLRFTGRVERTRSQGLYGETEAGEPYLYTFFEPIDARRAFPCFDEPTFKVPWQLTFTVKESHVAAANAPAVREEPLPGGLKRVTFAESKPMPSYLVAFMVGPFDVVEAGTVGRTPVPLRFIVPRGRGSETAYAASVTPRIVGVLEDFFDQPYPFEKLDVAVVPRFWGTMEHPGIVAMGQPLTLITPGQETLERRQRYATILGHELGHYWFGDVVTCRWWDDVWLNESFTSWLDRKTMDGFEPSWGLGREFSANALAHAMGTDSLVNTPPVRKPVASNDDIIGAFDNGTTYSKGSAVLGMLEPWLGEERVRDVMRQHVRTHAWKTATSDDFLRTLGEVAGADAVRVFQSFVDQPGVPLIQAELRCQPGAPARLRLRQERFWPAGSQGELGQTWAVPVCVRAGTGSQAERGCTLLTRAEGELELKTPGCPRWVLLNADGRGYYHSGYARPQLDALLGAPAGTLSEDERLALLADVRAGVSRGDLLSGEALRAVPATAKDPSRLVVQRGLRLLGSVRVDRLSAEDRARYRAWIRGLYAPRARTLGWVARPGEDESQQRLRLLLLSLAAGVGEDPALSREAARLGRAWLADRDAVKEDVAQVALRVAAKQGDRALFDTLLTQARGAKDRRERSVLLSVLGSFEDRALLGEALGLVTGSEFDVRETVEILSTALSGEDTRARAWAFYRENFDRLAERMRSDELGQLIEGVGVLCDPAQRAEAEALLGPRVKGIEGGPRALARALESISLCVDSEARNAPSVREFLRAQGLSK from the coding sequence ATGCGCCGACTCCCGCTGCTGCTCCTCGCCCTCGGTCTGCTGCACTGCACCCATGCACCTCCGGCCGCTCCCACGGGCTCCGCTCCCGCCGCGGCTGCTCCGGCGACCGTGGCGTATCCCGAGCCCGCGCCGCCCGCGCTGAGGCTCCCGGACACGGTGCGGCCGGTGCGCTACGCGCTGGAGCTCACCCTGCTGCCCCAGGAGGCGACGTACCCCGGTACCGTGAGCATCGACGTGGAGGTGCGGGCGCCGGTGCGCCAGGTGTGGCTGCACGCACAGGACGTACAGGTCTCCTCGGCGCGCGTGGAGCGCGAGGGCCATGGCTTCGAGGCCCGCATCACCACCGCGGACACGGGGCGCCTGGGGCTGCTGCTCCCCGAGGAACTTCCCGCGGGACGCGCGCGGCTGGTGCTGCGGTTCACCGGGCGGGTGGAGCGCACGCGCAGCCAGGGGCTGTACGGGGAGACGGAGGCTGGCGAGCCGTACCTCTACACCTTCTTCGAGCCCATCGACGCGCGCCGCGCCTTCCCCTGCTTCGATGAGCCCACCTTCAAGGTGCCCTGGCAGCTCACCTTCACGGTGAAGGAGTCGCACGTGGCGGCGGCGAACGCGCCGGCCGTGCGCGAGGAGCCGCTGCCTGGCGGTCTCAAGCGCGTCACCTTCGCCGAGAGCAAGCCCATGCCGAGCTACCTCGTCGCCTTCATGGTGGGGCCCTTCGACGTGGTGGAGGCCGGCACGGTGGGCCGCACGCCGGTACCGCTGCGCTTCATCGTGCCCAGGGGGCGCGGGTCGGAGACGGCGTATGCCGCGAGCGTCACGCCGCGCATCGTCGGGGTGCTGGAGGACTTCTTCGACCAGCCCTACCCCTTCGAGAAGCTGGACGTCGCCGTGGTGCCGCGTTTCTGGGGCACCATGGAGCACCCGGGCATCGTCGCGATGGGCCAACCGCTCACGCTCATCACGCCCGGCCAGGAGACGCTCGAGCGGCGCCAGCGCTACGCCACCATCCTCGGGCACGAGCTGGGTCACTACTGGTTCGGCGACGTCGTCACCTGCCGCTGGTGGGACGACGTGTGGCTCAACGAGTCCTTCACCAGCTGGCTCGATCGCAAGACGATGGACGGCTTCGAGCCCTCCTGGGGACTGGGCCGCGAGTTCAGCGCGAACGCGCTCGCGCACGCGATGGGCACGGACTCGCTCGTGAACACGCCCCCGGTGCGCAAGCCGGTGGCGAGCAACGACGACATCATTGGCGCCTTTGACAACGGGACCACCTACTCCAAGGGCTCCGCCGTGCTGGGGATGCTGGAGCCGTGGCTCGGCGAGGAGCGCGTGCGCGACGTGATGCGCCAGCACGTGCGCACCCACGCCTGGAAGACGGCCACCTCGGACGACTTCCTGCGAACGCTGGGGGAAGTCGCCGGAGCGGACGCCGTGCGCGTCTTCCAGAGCTTCGTGGATCAGCCCGGCGTCCCACTCATCCAGGCGGAGCTGCGGTGCCAGCCCGGCGCCCCCGCGCGGCTGCGGCTGCGCCAGGAGCGCTTCTGGCCCGCCGGCTCCCAGGGCGAGCTGGGCCAGACGTGGGCGGTGCCGGTGTGCGTGCGCGCCGGGACCGGAAGCCAGGCCGAGCGCGGCTGCACGCTGCTCACGCGGGCCGAGGGTGAGTTGGAGCTGAAGACGCCCGGCTGCCCGCGCTGGGTGCTGCTCAACGCGGACGGCCGCGGCTACTACCACTCCGGGTACGCGCGCCCACAGCTGGACGCCCTGCTCGGAGCCCCCGCGGGGACGCTGAGCGAGGACGAGCGGCTCGCGCTGCTCGCCGACGTGCGGGCGGGCGTCTCGCGCGGGGATCTGCTCAGCGGAGAGGCGCTGCGCGCCGTTCCCGCCACGGCGAAGGACCCGAGCCGGCTCGTCGTGCAGCGCGGCCTGCGGCTGCTCGGGAGCGTGCGGGTGGACCGGCTCTCCGCGGAGGACCGCGCCCGCTACCGGGCGTGGATCCGCGGCCTCTACGCACCGCGCGCCCGGACGCTCGGATGGGTGGCCAGACCCGGGGAGGACGAGAGCCAGCAGCGGCTGCGCCTGCTGCTGCTGTCACTGGCGGCGGGCGTGGGCGAGGACCCCGCGCTGAGCCGGGAGGCCGCGCGGCTGGGCCGGGCGTGGCTCGCGGACCGCGACGCGGTGAAGGAGGACGTGGCCCAGGTGGCGCTGCGGGTCGCCGCGAAACAGGGAGACCGGGCGCTGTTCGACACGCTGCTCACGCAGGCTCGCGGCGCGAAGGACCGCCGCGAGCGCTCGGTGCTGCTCTCCGTGCTCGGCTCCTTCGAGGACCGGGCACTGCTGGGAGAGGCGCTGGGCCTGGTGACCGGAAGCGAGTTCGACGTGCGCGAGACCGTGGAGATCCTGAGCACGGCCCTCTCCGGCGAGGACACGCGGGCGCGGGCGTGGGCCTTCTACCGCGAGAACTTCGACCGCCTCGCGGAGCGGATGCGCTCCGACGAGCTTGGCCAGCTCATCGAGGGCGTGGGCGTGCTCTGCGACCCCGCCCAGCGTGCGGAGGCCGAGGCGCTGCTCGGCCCGCGGGTGAAGGGCATCGAGGGCGGACCGCGCGCGCTCGCCCGTGCGCTCGAGTCCATCTCGCTGTGCGTGGACTCGGAGGCGCGCAATGCGCCCAGCGTGCGCGAGTTCCTGCGCGCGCAGGGGCTCTCCAAGTAG
- a CDS encoding quinone oxidoreductase family protein, with protein MTTKLRAIVMRRTGPPGVLAVEEIALAPLVRGEVRLRSLASAINHSDLEIRAGNWPILRTARFPYVPGLEVVGEVVEVADDVSGFAVGERAWTTMQGLGGVRAERDGGYAEYVTVSADVLAPLPADLDAVGFAAIGLAGVTALEAMRRLGPLGGKTLLVSGATGGVGAVAVEIGRALGADVVPLERGSPSPRPDSADAVLDGVAGPLFPTLISALRPTGRYCLVGAAAGGDVSFDAWSLLDGRVLTGYSTETLDGDVLRAATRELLALRLPPPPTTVLPLAEAARAHELLERREVRGRVVLVP; from the coding sequence ATGACGACGAAGTTGCGAGCCATCGTGATGCGGCGGACCGGTCCGCCAGGAGTCCTCGCGGTCGAGGAGATCGCGCTCGCGCCGCTCGTCCGAGGCGAGGTGCGGCTGCGCTCGCTCGCCTCGGCCATCAATCACTCGGACCTCGAGATTCGTGCCGGCAACTGGCCCATCCTGAGGACAGCACGCTTCCCCTACGTGCCGGGGCTGGAGGTCGTCGGTGAGGTCGTCGAGGTCGCGGATGACGTGAGTGGGTTCGCCGTCGGGGAGCGCGCCTGGACAACGATGCAGGGCCTGGGCGGCGTGCGTGCGGAGCGTGACGGCGGTTATGCCGAGTACGTCACCGTCTCGGCCGACGTGCTCGCGCCGTTGCCGGCCGACCTGGACGCAGTGGGGTTCGCCGCCATCGGGCTCGCCGGCGTGACGGCGCTCGAGGCCATGCGAAGGCTCGGACCGCTCGGCGGCAAGACGCTCCTCGTCTCGGGGGCGACGGGCGGCGTGGGCGCCGTGGCGGTGGAGATTGGCCGCGCGCTCGGCGCGGACGTCGTCCCGTTGGAGCGCGGCTCCCCGTCACCGCGGCCCGACAGCGCCGACGCGGTGCTCGATGGCGTCGCGGGACCGCTCTTCCCGACACTCATCTCCGCGCTTCGCCCAACCGGTCGGTATTGCCTCGTCGGCGCGGCGGCTGGTGGCGACGTCTCCTTCGACGCCTGGAGCCTGCTCGACGGGCGCGTCCTCACCGGCTACTCGACGGAGACGCTCGACGGAGACGTGTTGCGAGCGGCCACGCGCGAGTTGCTCGCCCTGCGGCTGCCTCCTCCGCCAACCACGGTGCTCCCGCTCGCCGAGGCGGCGCGCGCCCACGAACTCCTCGAGCGACGAGAGGTTCGGGGGCGCGTGGTGCTCGTGCCGTAG
- a CDS encoding DUF4082 domain-containing protein, translating to MRPRVHAVLAFLLVALLTRCAPPESTPEEEAFPARATQALTPGGGLRFMTYNIKHGELSSLEAIAGVINAQAPDLVALQEVDVLTVRSGKVDQAARLGQLTGMNAVFVPSLLSFDSGQYGLALLSRYPIRSSQRIALRSAAEQRILALYTVELDAQHLLPVGVTHFGTTDSAERLNQAADVKAALAGQPWALLGGDFNATPSEAGISSLMQQLTDAWSRGGSGSGYTSSAGFPTRRIDYLMLGSAWTSPVSATVPGASSQSDHRPVVATLILPWRQSLLGDRVPGTPVQADTKAVEVGVRFRSNVAGTVTALRFYRGTGNANGYVARLWTLSGTLLAQVPVRDGRLPGWQEVTLSSPVPITAGTTYVVSYYSSNGQFARDVDGFASTLVSGNLTAPASASVGGNGVYVYASGGGFPTNSYKDTNYWVDVRFTPAP from the coding sequence ATGCGTCCCCGCGTTCACGCCGTCCTCGCCTTCCTGCTCGTCGCCCTCCTCACCCGCTGCGCTCCGCCCGAGTCCACCCCCGAGGAGGAAGCCTTCCCGGCGCGAGCCACCCAGGCCCTCACGCCCGGCGGAGGGCTGCGGTTCATGACGTACAACATCAAGCACGGCGAGCTCAGCAGCCTCGAGGCCATCGCGGGCGTCATCAACGCGCAGGCGCCGGATCTCGTCGCGCTCCAGGAGGTCGATGTCCTCACCGTGCGCTCGGGCAAGGTGGACCAGGCCGCGCGGCTCGGCCAGCTCACCGGCATGAATGCCGTGTTCGTTCCCTCGTTGCTCAGCTTCGACTCGGGCCAGTACGGGCTGGCCCTCCTGTCGCGCTACCCCATCCGCTCCTCGCAGCGCATTGCCCTGCGCTCCGCCGCCGAGCAGCGCATCCTCGCGCTCTACACGGTGGAACTGGATGCCCAGCACCTGCTGCCCGTGGGCGTCACCCACTTTGGCACCACCGACTCCGCCGAGCGGCTCAACCAGGCCGCGGACGTCAAGGCGGCGCTCGCGGGACAGCCCTGGGCCCTGCTCGGCGGTGACTTCAACGCCACGCCCTCCGAGGCCGGCATCTCCAGCCTGATGCAGCAGCTCACCGACGCCTGGAGCCGGGGCGGCTCGGGCAGTGGCTACACCAGCTCCGCGGGCTTTCCCACGCGGCGCATCGACTACCTGATGCTCGGCTCCGCGTGGACCTCGCCGGTGTCCGCCACCGTGCCCGGCGCGTCGTCCCAGTCGGATCACCGCCCCGTGGTGGCCACCCTCATCCTGCCGTGGCGTCAGAGCCTGCTCGGAGACCGCGTGCCGGGCACCCCCGTGCAGGCGGACACGAAGGCCGTCGAGGTCGGCGTCCGGTTCCGGAGCAATGTCGCGGGCACCGTCACCGCGCTCCGCTTCTACCGGGGCACCGGTAATGCCAACGGCTACGTGGCGCGCCTGTGGACCCTGTCGGGAACGCTGCTGGCCCAGGTCCCGGTCCGCGACGGCCGCCTTCCCGGCTGGCAGGAAGTCACCTTGTCCTCGCCCGTGCCCATCACCGCGGGCACGACCTATGTGGTCTCCTACTACTCGTCCAATGGCCAGTTCGCGCGGGACGTGGATGGGTTCGCGAGCACGCTCGTCAGCGGCAATCTCACCGCCCCCGCGAGCGCGAGCGTGGGGGGCAATGGTGTCTACGTCTATGCCTCGGGCGGAGGCTTCCCGACGAACTCGTACAAGGACACCAACTACTGGGTGGACGTCCGCTTCACCCCCGCGCCTTGA
- a CDS encoding response regulator transcription factor has translation MERELTGRLLEAQTAAQKTASLVLTTRFEVVQRLGPIDKLMEKWFTDPPGRLPLALLEKLNTAMSQSSFLQNGIGIWEMAGSRKTLRVTYFQLPPVGNKSYWQLRFQEVTHPQLIVWLKVLTPKEIEIANLLYKHKNLSDKELADRLFNKKGEKNSHETVKKHLRHIYEKLKPFGVTNRADFMVRAHLPCEDEED, from the coding sequence GTGGAGCGGGAGTTGACGGGCCGGCTGCTGGAAGCGCAAACGGCGGCCCAGAAGACGGCGAGCCTCGTGCTGACCACCCGCTTCGAGGTGGTGCAGCGCCTGGGTCCCATCGACAAGCTGATGGAGAAATGGTTCACGGACCCCCCGGGGCGATTGCCCCTGGCCCTGTTGGAGAAGCTGAACACGGCGATGAGCCAATCGAGCTTCCTCCAGAACGGGATTGGCATCTGGGAGATGGCGGGCAGCCGGAAGACCCTGCGGGTGACCTACTTCCAGTTGCCGCCCGTGGGGAACAAGTCCTACTGGCAGTTGCGCTTCCAGGAGGTGACTCATCCCCAGCTCATCGTCTGGCTCAAGGTCCTGACGCCCAAGGAGATCGAGATCGCCAACCTCCTGTACAAACACAAGAACCTGTCCGACAAGGAGCTCGCCGATCGGCTCTTCAACAAGAAGGGCGAGAAGAACAGCCACGAGACCGTGAAGAAGCACCTGCGTCACATCTACGAGAAGCTCAAGCCCTTCGGAGTGACCAACCGGGCCGACTTCATGGTCCGCGCCCACCTGCCCTGCGAGGACGAGGAGGATTGA